From Candidatus Hydrogenedentota bacterium:
TTTGCACGCGCGGGGACGAGTACACGTTTAATGTCGATGCCGTGAAAGTGAAGCGGAAGGTCATCGCCCCCTACCGGAGGGAAGACGGCGCTCCCAAAGATTGGGACGAGGGGGCAGGAGGCAATTACCGGCTCACGCACCCCTCGAATATTTGGACCGATATCACCATCCCATTTTGGTCGATGCCGGAAAACACGGACCATCCGACCCAAAAGCCGGAGAAGCTCATCGCGAAACTCGTGCTGGCGAGTTCCAATCCCGGCAATCTGGTGCTCGACCCGTTCCTGGGGAGCGGCACTACCGCGGTCGTGGCCAAGAAACTTGGCCGGAGCTTTATCGGCATCGAACGGGACCGGGACTATTGCTGCTGGGCGCTCAAGCGGTTGGACGCCGCCGAACATGACCGGTCGATCCAGGGCTATTCCGACGGGGTATTTTGGGAGCGCAACTCGGGTCCGCCCCCGCCCGAAGGCGCCGCGCACGCGCAGCAGGAGCTGTTTGGGTGAGGTCGAAGTTCTTCTACGACGGGCACTATCGGGACATCTCCGCGCGAATCAAGGACTATATCAATGGCGCGCCCGACTTTCTTTCCGCGCACACATCGGGAAGTACGCGCGCGGTGGGGGATGCAATCGAACGAATCATCTCGGACAGGTTCGACGCGCTGCTCGGCGAATGGTGCAGGGATTACTCGGCGCGTTTCGCGCGGCGGGCTATGGCCGACGTCGCTTTTACGGACAAAGACGGGTTCTATTGTGTCGTTGACGTGAAAACGCACCGTGAAGACACGAAATTCAACATGCCCAATCTAACGTCCGTCGAGCGCTTGGCGCGGTTCTACGAGGACGACACGAATGTATTCACTCTGTTAATGGTGAAGTACCGGATCGATCGCGCCACAGTGATCGTTTCTGAAGTTCTCTTTGTCCCCATAGAATTCCTCGATTGGGATTGCCTGACCCTCGGGAACCTCGGGTGGGGCCAAATTCAGATTGCGAATTCGAACCGTATCCACCTGAACCACGCGTACTCCCGCAGGGCGTGGATGCTGTCCCTATGCGATGCGCTATTAGAGTTCTACCCAAAGGAGATCGCAAAAGTTAACGAACGAATCGGGCACTTCCATACGATAAAGTCGTACTGGGAGGAGAAGGCCGACGTGTGGTCCCCGGAGTCATGACAAGGCCCCTTTCAGGCCCATCCCGTCGGTGTGGCCGGACTGCATAATATGAAACGCATTCTCGTTACCGGCGCTGCCGGGTTTATCGGATCGCACACGTGCGACGCGCTGTTGGCGCGGGGGGATTATGTCGCGGGGATCGATTGTTTCGATTCCTTCTACGATCCCGCGATCAAGCGGCGGAACATTGCCGGGGCGCTGACATCCGATCGGTTCCGGTTGCACGAGATCGATATCTGCGACGAAGCGGCGTTGATGCGGGCGTTCGATGCCGAGCGGCCTGACGTCGTGGTGCACCTTGCTGCGCGCGCGGGCGTGAGGCCATCGCTCGAAGACCCGAACCTGTATAACCGCGTGAATGTCATCGGGTCGCAGCACATTCTCGACGCATGCCGAAAGTACATGCCGTCGCACCTGGTGTTTGCGTCGAGTTCGTCGGTATACGGCGGGATTAAG
This genomic window contains:
- a CDS encoding site-specific DNA-methyltransferase — its product is MEAESFAHRLLHVTAPVDLGTVTGCVINQDVFEAAPLLPRGTVDLLILDPPYNLTKDFNGEPFKERDGREYQEWFGRVVDSLGPVLRPRASIYVCADWKTSGLIQPVLERYFTVRNRITWERDKGRGAKSNWKNNTEDIWFCTRGDEYTFNVDAVKVKRKVIAPYRREDGAPKDWDEGAGGNYRLTHPSNIWTDITIPFWSMPENTDHPTQKPEKLIAKLVLASSNPGNLVLDPFLGSGTTAVVAKKLGRSFIGIERDRDYCCWALKRLDAAEHDRSIQGYSDGVFWERNSGPPPPEGAAHAQQELFG